Proteins encoded by one window of Chaetodon trifascialis isolate fChaTrf1 chromosome 15, fChaTrf1.hap1, whole genome shotgun sequence:
- the cacng5b gene encoding voltage-dependent calcium channel gamma-5 subunit has product MSACGRKALTLLSSVFAISGLGLLGVAVSTDYWLYLEEGVIMPLNQSTDIKTSLHSGLWRVCFLAGEESGRCFTIAYIMPMNVQLTSESTVNVLKMIRSATPFPLVSLFFMFIGFVLNNIGHVRPHRTILAFVSGIFFILSGLALVVGLVLYISSINDEMLNRTKSSEAYFTYKYGWSFAFAAISFLLTESAGVMSVYLFMKRYTAEEIYQPRHPSFYRPRLSNCSDHSGQFLHPEAWSRGRSPSDISSEASLQMSASYPALLKCPDYDQVSSSPC; this is encoded by the exons ATGAGTGCGTGCGGCAGGAAAGCCctgacactgctgagcagcgtCTTTGCAATCAGCGGCCTGGGGCTGCTGGGAGTGGCAGTCAGCACCGACTACTGGCTGTACCTGGAGGAGGGCGTCATTATGCCTCTGAACCAGAGCACTGACATCAAGACCTCGCTGCACTCCGGCCTCTGGAGAGTCTGCTTCCTGGCCG GCGAAGAGTCTGGCCGCTGCTTTACCATCGCATACATCATGCCCATGAATGTCCAGCTGACGTCAGAGTCCACAGTAAACGTGCTCA aAATGATCCGCTCAGCCACTCCTTTCCCTCTGGTCAGCCTCTTCTTCATGTTCATCGGCTTCGTCCTCAACAACATCGGCCATGTTCGTCCTCACCGCACCATCCTGGCGTTTGTCTCCGGaatcttcttcatcctctcgG GTCTGGCTCTGGTTGTTGGTCTGGTACTGTATATCTCCAGCATAAATGATGAAATGCTGAACAGGACAAAGAGCAGTGAGGCTTATTTTACCTATAAGTATGGCTGGTCCTTCGCCTTTGCTGCCATCTCCTTCCTGCTCACTGAG agtGCAGGTGTCATGTCCGTCTACCTGTTCATGAAGCGCTACACGGCAGAGGAGATCTACCAGCCTCGTCACCCCAGTTTCTACCGCCCTCGCCTCAGCAACTGCTCCGACCACTCGGGCCAGTTCCTCCACCCAGAGGCCTGGTCACGTGGACGAAGTCCCTCAGACATCTCGAGTGAAGCCTCACTCCAGATGAGCGCCAGCTACCCCGCTCTCCTCAAATGCCCCGACTACGATCAGGTCTCCTCTTCACCCTGCTGA
- the cyth3b gene encoding cytohesin-3, protein MDEDNQVPEDLSLEERDELSNIRRRKKELLDDIERLKFEIAEVMTEIEQLTCVGESKTTQRNKQIAMGRKKFNMDPKKGIQFLLENDLLQNTPEDIAQFLYKGEGLNKTVIGDYLGERDDFNIKVLQAFVELHEFADLNLVQALRQFLWSFRLPGEAQKIDRMMEAFASRYCQCNPGVFQSTDTCYVLSFAIIMLNTSLHNPNVRDKPPVERFISMNRGINEGGDLPEELLRNLYDSIKSEPFKIPEDDGNDLTHTFFNPDREGWLLKLGGRVKTWKRRWFILTDNCLYYFEYTTDKEPRGIIPLENLSIREVEEPRKPNCFELYNPNHKGQVIKACKTEADGRVVEGNHVVYRISAPTPEEKEEWIKSIKASISRDPFYDMLATRKRRIANKK, encoded by the exons TACCTGAGGACCTGTCTTTGGAGGAAAGAGATGAGCTGTCGAACATACGGCGCAGGAAAAAAGAGCTTCTGGATGATATTGAA CGGCTGAAGTTTGAGATTGCAGAGGTAATGACTGAGATCGAGCAGCTGACCTGTGTGGGGGAGAG CAAAACCAcccaaagaaacaaacagatcGCCATGGGGAGGAAGAAGTTCAACATGGACCCGAAAAAG gGGATCCAATTTCTTTTGGAGAACGATCTTCTCCAGAACACTCCAGAGGACATTGCACAGTTCCTCTACAAAGGCGAGGGGCTCAACAAAACAGTCATTGGGGACTACTTAGGGGAACG GGATGACTTTAATATCAAAGTCCTCCAGGCGTTTGTGGAGCTTCACGAGTTTGCAGACCTCAACCTTGTACAAGCCTTAAG GCAGTTTCTGTGGAGCTTCAGACTTCCTGGCGAAGCACAGAAGATTGATCGTATGATGGAGGCATTTGCCTCCAGGTACTGCCAATGCAATCCTGGCGTCTTCCAGTCCACag ACACCTGCTACGTCCTATCATTTGCCATCATTATGCTGAACACGAGCCTGCACAATCCCAACGTCAGAGACAAGCCCCCCGTGGAGCGCTTCATCTCCATGAACAGAGGGATCAATGAGGGGGGAGACCTCCCAGAGGAACTACTCAGG AATCTATACGACAGCATCAAGAGCGAACCCTTCAAGATcccagaggatgatgggaatgacCTGACGCACACGTTCTTCAACCCGGACAGAGAGGGCTGGCTGCTTAAATtgg gGGGCCGAGTGAAAACCTGGAAGAGAAGGTGGTTCATCCTTACGGACAACTGCCTCTACTACTTCGAATATACAACA GACAAGGAGCCTCGTGGGATCATCCCGCTGGAGAATCTCAGCatcagggaggtggaggagcccAGGAAACCT AACTGTTTTGAGCTCTATAACCCCAATCACAAGGGTCAGGTGATCAAAGCCTGCAAGACGGAGGCAGATGGGCGTGTTGTTGAGGGCAACCATGTGGTGTACAGGATATCAGCGCCCACGccggaggagaaagaggagtggATTAAATCCATCAA GGCCAGCATTAGCAGAGATCCCTTCTACGACATGCTGGCCACCAGAAAGAGGCGCATCGCTAACAAGAAGTGA